In Armatimonadota bacterium, a single genomic region encodes these proteins:
- a CDS encoding Maf family protein: protein MAHRIVLASASPRRHELLKKVVAEFVVDPADLDEDALTLDDPFQTAEKLALAKAECVAGRHPGDWMIGSDTVVALPLGDGIFRQFGKPKDSDEAFEFLNELCGKTHLVITGVAIVTPSKSVCAHAVAEVEFNVVSQAQLNDYVHTQEPMDKAGAYGAQGMGAFLVKELRGDFQTVVGLPTFLVRQMLQELDYPFEP from the coding sequence GTGGCCCACCGTATCGTATTGGCCAGTGCTTCGCCCCGGCGACATGAGCTATTGAAGAAGGTTGTAGCCGAGTTTGTCGTCGATCCGGCGGATCTGGATGAGGACGCTCTGACTCTGGACGATCCGTTTCAGACTGCTGAGAAACTCGCCTTGGCGAAGGCTGAGTGCGTTGCCGGAAGACATCCTGGTGACTGGATGATCGGGAGCGATACGGTCGTTGCTTTGCCTTTGGGTGATGGGATTTTCAGGCAGTTCGGGAAGCCCAAAGACTCTGATGAGGCGTTCGAGTTCTTGAACGAGTTATGTGGGAAAACCCACCTGGTGATCACCGGGGTCGCAATCGTCACACCGTCCAAGTCGGTATGCGCTCACGCTGTTGCAGAGGTTGAGTTCAACGTCGTGAGTCAGGCACAGCTCAATGACTATGTTCATACCCAGGAACCGATGGACAAAGCGGGCGCCTACGGCGCGCAAGGGATGGGTGCGTTTTTGGTGAAGGAGCTTCGCGGAGACTTTCAAACGGTTGTTGGCCTACCGACTTTCCTAGTCCGGCAGATGCTTCAGGAGTTAGACTATCCGTTCGAGCCATGA
- the thyX gene encoding FAD-dependent thymidylate synthase: MPRTTVPEADALLDQEIKVLDKGFVRLVDYMGGDQRIVQSARVSYGEGTKTVRQDRALIHYLLRNWHTSPFEQVQLTFHCKMPIFIARQWIRHRTARLNEISGRYSVMKDEFYVPEPEKVSYQSSDNKQGRGGVLPLDEAMSVIAQLEREQKEAYAGYTEMLDKGVARELARTNLPLSLYTEWYWQIDLHNLFHFIRLRADSHAQYEIRAYAEALAQCAKAVAPMAYEAFEEHIVGSISFSRAESAALARMLAGGEAGLDERPMKIFEEKLAKLQAAAPAEAPDDFVPPTA, encoded by the coding sequence ATGCCACGCACCACAGTTCCCGAAGCCGATGCCCTGCTTGACCAAGAGATCAAGGTTCTTGATAAGGGGTTTGTGAGACTTGTGGACTACATGGGCGGCGATCAGCGGATCGTCCAGTCAGCCCGCGTGAGCTACGGCGAAGGGACTAAGACGGTCCGTCAAGACCGGGCTTTAATCCACTATCTTCTCCGCAACTGGCACACCTCTCCATTCGAGCAGGTGCAGCTAACCTTCCATTGCAAGATGCCAATCTTCATCGCCCGGCAATGGATTCGTCACCGAACGGCGCGGCTCAACGAAATCAGTGGCCGCTACTCAGTGATGAAGGATGAGTTTTACGTCCCGGAACCAGAAAAGGTGTCGTATCAAAGCTCGGACAACAAGCAGGGTCGGGGCGGTGTGTTGCCGTTAGACGAAGCCATGAGCGTGATTGCCCAGCTCGAACGCGAGCAAAAGGAAGCCTACGCTGGCTACACAGAAATGCTTGATAAGGGGGTAGCGCGAGAACTGGCCAGAACCAACTTGCCACTGTCGCTGTACACCGAGTGGTACTGGCAGATTGATTTGCACAACCTCTTTCACTTCATCCGACTGCGCGCTGATTCACACGCTCAGTACGAGATTCGGGCCTACGCCGAGGCTCTGGCGCAGTGCGCCAAGGCGGTTGCGCCGATGGCATACGAGGCCTTTGAGGAGCATATCGTGGGTTCAATCTCCTTCTCCCGTGCAGAATCCGCAGCTTTGGCAAGGATGCTCGCTGGCGGCGAGGCTGGGTTGGACGAAAGGCCAATGAAGATTTTCGAGGAGAAACTTGCAAAACTGCAGGCAGCCGCCCCGGCGGAAGCTCCGGATGACTTCGTTCCGCCGACGGCATAG
- the ilvA gene encoding threonine ammonia-lyase encodes MSLRPTYDEVVAAAARISDGIVRTPCSHSPILSQMFGCRVYTKMEYLQETGSFKERGARNALLLLNEEQQQKGVIAASAGNHALALAYHGKLLGIPVRVVMPTIAPLVKQERARQFGAEVELFGANIAEAKTRADEYVARDGMTYIHGFDGIDVIAGAGSMGLEILEQMEIVPDAIVLPVGGGGLIAGLALAVKTKAPGVKVIGVEPDQCASYLAAQAKGEPVMIEMGDSLGDGLAVPRVGDNAFALAREHVDKVVTVSEQDIALAILRVLEVEKGVVEGAGAAGLAALVGDKLPELRGKTVVIVLCGGNIDPAVLGRVINYGLRCDWRLVRFRTVISDRPGGLEKFTRAIAEQKASVKQISHERTFGQPNFSKVTISCIVETKDKTHASELIAHLEESGMPCDLF; translated from the coding sequence ATGTCTCTACGGCCAACTTACGACGAAGTAGTTGCCGCCGCCGCCCGCATCTCGGACGGCATCGTGCGCACCCCCTGTAGCCACTCGCCTATTCTCTCCCAGATGTTTGGCTGCCGGGTTTACACCAAGATGGAGTACTTGCAGGAGACGGGTTCCTTCAAAGAACGCGGTGCGCGGAATGCGCTACTTTTGCTTAACGAAGAGCAACAGCAGAAAGGCGTCATCGCCGCCTCGGCTGGGAACCACGCCCTTGCCCTCGCCTACCACGGAAAGCTCCTCGGGATTCCGGTCCGGGTTGTCATGCCAACAATCGCACCCCTCGTCAAGCAGGAACGAGCCAGGCAATTCGGGGCAGAAGTGGAGCTCTTTGGGGCAAACATTGCGGAAGCCAAGACTCGTGCGGATGAGTACGTCGCACGAGACGGAATGACTTACATCCACGGCTTCGACGGCATCGATGTCATCGCCGGAGCTGGGTCGATGGGGTTAGAAATTCTGGAGCAGATGGAGATCGTTCCCGATGCCATCGTTCTTCCCGTTGGCGGAGGAGGTCTCATCGCCGGTCTCGCGCTTGCCGTCAAAACCAAGGCCCCAGGGGTCAAAGTGATTGGTGTCGAACCTGACCAGTGCGCTTCATACCTCGCCGCCCAAGCGAAGGGCGAACCAGTGATGATCGAGATGGGAGACTCGCTAGGCGATGGCCTCGCGGTGCCTCGGGTAGGTGACAACGCCTTCGCGCTGGCTCGCGAACATGTTGACAAAGTCGTCACTGTTTCCGAGCAAGACATCGCCCTCGCGATCCTGCGGGTTCTTGAAGTTGAGAAAGGCGTCGTTGAAGGCGCCGGAGCCGCCGGTCTAGCCGCCTTGGTCGGAGACAAGCTTCCAGAGCTACGAGGCAAAACTGTCGTGATTGTCCTCTGCGGCGGAAACATCGATCCGGCCGTCCTCGGACGGGTGATCAACTATGGCCTCCGCTGTGACTGGCGTCTTGTGCGATTCCGGACCGTAATTTCTGACCGACCTGGAGGTCTCGAAAAATTCACACGCGCCATCGCCGAACAAAAAGCCAGTGTCAAACAAATCTCGCACGAGCGGACCTTCGGTCAGCCCAACTTCAGCAAAGTCACGATCTCCTGTATCGTTGAGACAAAGGACAAAACCCACGCCTCGGAGCTGATCGCCCATCTAGAGGAATCGGGAATGCCTTGCGATTTGTTCTAA
- a CDS encoding Gfo/Idh/MocA family oxidoreductase, with translation MKRAILVGAGGMGRAWAKNLLDHPEIEIAAWVDVMQGQAARSAQELNLQVPCLENLGDALRAGGDFVVDVTIPEAHEAVTLEALAAGFPVLGEKPMTISMESARRLVKASEDAGKLYMVSQSRRYDGRQTAFKSLVEQLGAVGILNADFYIGAHFGGFRDVMDHVLILDMAIHTFDQARHISGLDPVSVYAEEFNPDWSWYKNGSSATCLFEMEGGAKFNYRGSWCADGLHTSWEGEWRACGPNGTAKWDGHSSIQAELIESNEGFHRPVRHIDVEPIDEPSGIAGSLREFLWAIETGGIPKGECHDNIKSLAMVFGAIESAKRGARVQIAELLSRP, from the coding sequence ATGAAGCGAGCGATTCTGGTCGGTGCAGGCGGAATGGGCCGAGCCTGGGCGAAGAACCTTTTAGACCATCCGGAAATCGAGATTGCAGCCTGGGTCGACGTGATGCAAGGTCAAGCTGCCCGCTCGGCTCAGGAACTGAATCTTCAAGTTCCGTGTTTAGAGAATCTCGGTGATGCCTTGCGAGCAGGAGGGGATTTTGTGGTTGATGTCACGATTCCCGAAGCTCATGAGGCGGTGACTTTGGAAGCCCTTGCGGCAGGTTTCCCTGTTCTTGGCGAAAAGCCGATGACGATTTCGATGGAGTCAGCTCGCCGGTTGGTGAAGGCATCTGAAGACGCGGGGAAGCTCTACATGGTTTCGCAGAGTCGCCGTTATGACGGTCGTCAAACCGCTTTCAAGTCTCTTGTAGAACAGCTTGGAGCGGTCGGAATTCTCAATGCTGACTTCTACATTGGCGCCCATTTTGGAGGTTTTCGGGATGTGATGGATCACGTTCTGATCCTTGATATGGCGATCCACACCTTCGACCAAGCCCGCCACATCTCGGGCCTTGACCCAGTCAGCGTCTACGCCGAAGAATTCAATCCGGACTGGTCGTGGTACAAAAACGGCTCGTCGGCAACCTGTCTGTTCGAGATGGAAGGCGGGGCAAAGTTCAACTATCGAGGCTCCTGGTGCGCCGACGGCCTCCACACGAGCTGGGAAGGCGAATGGCGCGCTTGCGGCCCAAACGGGACGGCCAAATGGGATGGGCATAGTTCGATTCAGGCCGAGCTGATCGAAAGTAACGAAGGCTTCCACCGCCCCGTCCGTCACATTGATGTAGAACCTATCGATGAACCCAGCGGCATAGCAGGTTCCCTGCGCGAATTCCTGTGGGCTATCGAAACCGGCGGAATTCCGAAGGGTGAGTGCCACGACAACATTAAGTCGCTAGCGATGGTTTTCGGCGCCATAGAGAGCGCGAAGCGCGGTGCTAGGGTGCAAATAGCCGAGTTACTCAGCCGACCATAG
- a CDS encoding YciI family protein, which produces MKFLVSIHRPTDFDHDKELGPSVRVAIDQVNDEMVAAGVRIFVGGLQSLSLSTSVLLMADGSTEIAEGPFLKTDQYVDGFWVLACESQEEAVEWGRKAALACRGSVEVRPFAGAMVG; this is translated from the coding sequence ATGAAGTTTCTAGTTTCCATCCACCGGCCGACGGACTTTGACCATGACAAGGAACTTGGCCCATCCGTTAGAGTGGCCATCGATCAGGTTAACGACGAAATGGTTGCCGCCGGTGTTCGAATCTTTGTCGGAGGGCTGCAATCCCTTTCGTTGTCAACGTCGGTTTTGCTGATGGCAGACGGCTCCACTGAAATCGCCGAAGGTCCGTTTTTGAAGACGGACCAATACGTGGATGGATTCTGGGTGCTCGCGTGCGAGAGTCAGGAGGAAGCAGTTGAGTGGGGGCGCAAGGCTGCCCTTGCCTGTCGAGGCTCAGTTGAAGTTCGCCCTTTCGCGGGCGCTATGGTCGGCTGA
- a CDS encoding type II secretion system protein: protein MERIRARGFSLVELLIVIILIAVLAAIAIPKIGDRWRFTSELRWKAQLDVRRNAIERFHADTGLWPVAYDDVRKTSAPPNGLDDLGNIVAIKASEWRGPYQGTADSNNSSVLHPYVRSLGYTYTIQPPGVGTLRLNTSKRTIDGSNMGAW, encoded by the coding sequence ATGGAGCGAATTCGCGCTAGGGGATTCTCGTTGGTAGAGCTTCTCATCGTGATCATTTTGATTGCGGTGCTCGCCGCGATTGCCATTCCCAAAATCGGAGATCGATGGAGGTTTACCAGCGAACTCCGTTGGAAAGCCCAACTTGATGTTCGTAGAAACGCTATCGAACGGTTTCACGCTGACACAGGACTGTGGCCTGTAGCGTACGATGATGTGAGGAAAACTTCAGCTCCACCCAATGGTTTGGACGATTTGGGAAACATCGTCGCCATAAAAGCCTCAGAGTGGAGAGGGCCATACCAAGGAACCGCGGATAGTAATAACTCAAGCGTTCTCCACCCTTACGTTCGCAGCCTAGGATACACATACACGATCCAGCCCCCAGGAGTCGGGACGCTCAGGTTAAACACTTCGAAACGAACCATTGACGGCTCCAATATGGGTGCGTGGTAG
- a CDS encoding glycoside hydrolase family 25 protein, translated as MGSREGVFKVRVPRLLYILVGLFATRTATAQLPDTGYMGHNKQFGVSDPKDNVGSTRAVKIWGIDISQWQGNVDFNQVKTAASFVVIRVTRGAPDQGQTSQQYVDTKYLVNRQRGEAAGIPLGFYHFAYPEFNSPVLEANNFCDNVGTLKPGQFVVLDYESPWTGDPVAWSKAFLDHATQRLGIKPLIYLNLSTARGYNWSPVINAGYGLWLARWDYDKNAAAPTTPWPFVAMRQYSDRETIPGITGAVDGNVFYGDLQSLLSYGYSSPAAVIWASPLPTQNRWYRSNERVPYSVSGGRPNVVKEYIDGSLTATKDTDTGFFDLNLTQPGWHNFEVTASNTSNPNSPSTTGKWTGGWDPVPPTVARTGGASPNTWYTTAASVDLLCSDTHSGVRHYRFKWGQVGTFSDWITGTTASLALPEGKNRLFVEVEDDAYQTTTASGNTATIDLGEFWKDSTPPAIQASNRFISTNATSTSIEFALTNPGSAPVTNVAVDSAQFGSAKSAEIWSPGPIGGLVTVRKTFVFPVGMANRKVMLLSVNYRLGDKKFRYRARILKP; from the coding sequence ATGGGTTCCCGCGAAGGAGTCTTCAAAGTGAGAGTGCCTCGGCTTCTTTACATTCTGGTTGGGCTTTTCGCAACGCGCACGGCAACGGCTCAGCTACCGGACACCGGATACATGGGGCATAACAAGCAGTTTGGGGTCTCGGATCCGAAGGACAATGTGGGATCCACCCGTGCGGTAAAGATATGGGGAATCGACATTTCTCAATGGCAGGGGAATGTTGACTTTAACCAAGTCAAGACAGCTGCCTCATTTGTCGTGATTAGGGTTACTCGCGGGGCACCCGATCAAGGGCAAACCAGCCAGCAATACGTTGACACGAAGTATTTGGTGAATCGTCAGCGAGGGGAAGCTGCCGGAATTCCGCTCGGTTTCTACCACTTCGCCTATCCAGAGTTTAACTCTCCGGTTCTGGAGGCGAATAACTTCTGCGACAACGTTGGGACGCTCAAACCGGGCCAGTTTGTGGTTCTGGACTATGAATCGCCTTGGACCGGAGACCCAGTCGCTTGGTCGAAAGCATTCTTGGATCATGCTACACAGCGACTCGGAATTAAGCCACTCATTTATCTCAACCTTTCGACGGCGCGTGGCTACAACTGGTCACCAGTGATCAACGCCGGATACGGCTTGTGGCTGGCTCGCTGGGACTATGATAAGAATGCTGCCGCTCCGACCACTCCCTGGCCATTTGTAGCAATGCGCCAGTATAGCGACCGCGAAACAATTCCCGGAATCACCGGCGCGGTGGATGGCAACGTTTTCTACGGTGACCTTCAAAGTCTGCTCTCATACGGTTACAGTAGCCCGGCAGCGGTAATTTGGGCAAGTCCCCTTCCAACTCAAAATCGCTGGTACCGCTCGAACGAGCGAGTACCTTACAGTGTTTCTGGCGGAAGACCAAACGTGGTGAAGGAGTACATCGACGGCTCACTAACCGCGACCAAGGATACTGACACCGGATTTTTTGATTTGAACCTAACCCAACCCGGCTGGCATAACTTCGAAGTCACCGCCTCTAACACTAGTAACCCTAACTCACCCAGTACCACGGGCAAGTGGACAGGGGGATGGGACCCTGTGCCGCCAACCGTCGCGCGAACCGGTGGAGCGTCGCCTAATACTTGGTACACGACTGCTGCCAGTGTCGACTTGCTTTGTTCGGACACACATTCAGGTGTGAGGCATTATCGGTTCAAATGGGGCCAGGTTGGGACATTCAGCGACTGGATAACGGGGACAACCGCATCTCTCGCGCTACCGGAGGGCAAGAATCGGCTGTTCGTCGAAGTCGAAGACGATGCATACCAAACAACAACAGCGAGCGGGAACACTGCCACAATCGACTTGGGAGAGTTTTGGAAGGACTCCACACCTCCCGCGATACAGGCTTCAAATCGATTCATCTCGACAAATGCAACTTCGACCAGTATTGAGTTTGCATTAACAAATCCAGGCTCGGCTCCTGTGACAAATGTAGCGGTCGATTCCGCTCAATTCGGAAGCGCGAAATCAGCCGAAATCTGGTCGCCGGGTCCGATCGGAGGACTCGTGACAGTCCGCAAGACATTCGTCTTCCCCGTTGGAATGGCAAATCGAAAAGTGATGCTGCTGTCGGTGAACTATCGGTTAGGGGACAAGAAGTTCCGTTATCGGGCTCGGATCCTAAAGCCCTGA
- the ndk gene encoding nucleoside-diphosphate kinase: protein METTLVLIKPGGVSRNLIGEITRRVEARGLKVTGLKLINAERATVEAHYAEHSERPFFKDVCDYLVSGPIVAMAVSGTNATKAIRAMMGATNPIDATPGTVRGDLALTIDDNLVHSSSDPDAAANELKLWFPEGTV, encoded by the coding sequence ATGGAGACGACACTTGTACTCATTAAGCCAGGCGGAGTAAGCCGAAATCTGATCGGTGAGATCACTCGCCGAGTCGAGGCACGCGGCCTCAAAGTCACTGGACTGAAGCTCATCAACGCCGAGCGCGCAACCGTCGAGGCACACTACGCCGAGCACAGCGAGCGACCTTTCTTCAAGGATGTCTGCGACTACCTCGTCAGCGGCCCGATCGTCGCCATGGCGGTCAGCGGTACCAATGCGACTAAAGCTATCCGAGCCATGATGGGCGCAACCAACCCCATCGACGCCACCCCCGGAACGGTTCGCGGAGACCTCGCGCTGACCATTGATGACAACCTCGTCCACAGCTCCAGCGACCCCGATGCGGCTGCTAATGAGCTAAAGCTCTGGTTCCCTGAAGGAACAGTTTAA
- a CDS encoding prepilin-type N-terminal cleavage/methylation domain-containing protein, with amino-acid sequence MRRAFTLIELLVVIAIIAILAAILFPVFSQAKEAAKKTKALAQMKQLGTSLFIYAADSDDFLVPASLRDGTAANPIIWTQGLFPYVKNTEIFVAPDAQGSTFAIDWNGRRNQSIGYSDATGVDPLSTAVPGAAAPGTEGFTSAANFSAAEESARTGLIVTTPNSAITSDKERGYVFNPYNGAKPTTTDPAADYTNGLPLIADRNLVKEAGIVPQPVAGCTSVPTQPGYFNCTTLAAGALKPVYARYSRTGRNDGSTPVVFADSHAKSFTAASLNSFGKVIWRFR; translated from the coding sequence GTGCGCCGTGCCTTTACTCTCATCGAACTGCTCGTGGTGATTGCTATCATCGCGATTCTCGCCGCTATCCTTTTCCCGGTTTTTTCACAAGCGAAGGAAGCCGCCAAGAAGACGAAGGCTCTCGCTCAAATGAAGCAGCTCGGCACTTCGCTGTTTATCTACGCAGCAGATTCTGATGACTTCCTGGTTCCAGCTTCTCTTCGAGACGGAACTGCGGCTAATCCGATCATCTGGACCCAAGGGCTGTTTCCCTACGTGAAGAACACGGAAATTTTTGTCGCTCCTGATGCCCAAGGCTCCACATTTGCCATCGATTGGAACGGTCGCCGCAACCAGAGCATCGGCTACTCGGACGCAACCGGAGTCGATCCGCTCAGCACTGCAGTTCCTGGGGCAGCCGCACCGGGAACCGAGGGCTTCACTTCTGCCGCAAACTTCTCTGCCGCCGAAGAGTCGGCGCGAACCGGACTGATCGTCACTACTCCGAACTCGGCGATCACTTCTGACAAGGAAAGGGGTTACGTTTTCAATCCTTACAACGGCGCAAAGCCGACCACGACCGATCCCGCCGCAGACTACACAAACGGTCTGCCTTTGATCGCAGATCGAAACTTGGTTAAAGAGGCCGGAATCGTTCCTCAGCCAGTTGCTGGATGCACATCAGTGCCCACTCAGCCTGGCTACTTCAACTGCACAACCCTTGCTGCGGGAGCATTGAAGCCGGTTTACGCACGCTACAGCCGAACCGGTCGGAACGACGGCTCAACGCCCGTCGTCTTTGCTGACAGCCACGCCAAGTCGTTCACCGCGGCTTCGCTCAACAGTTTCGGCAAAGTCATTTGGCGATTCCGCTAA
- a CDS encoding sugar phosphate isomerase/epimerase: MSLPISLQLYSLRDDAPKDFPGILTKVAEMGYEAVEFAGYHGHSAADLRSVLDSNGLKCSGTHTMLKALEDDFDGTLEIHATLGTKNVIIPWLPLELHSTAEATLELSKVLTEMTHKVEAAGFRLGFHAHDADMKPLDDGRSTWYILGENTPSTFILQFDTANSMHGGSDPVQPLLDWPGRGVTVHLKEYPFDGSALGEGQVPFAEVLKALPTAGAEWIVVEQEQYGSRTPLESCSVSLANLKGLL, translated from the coding sequence ATGAGCCTCCCCATCAGCCTCCAACTCTACTCCCTGCGCGACGATGCCCCGAAAGACTTCCCCGGAATCCTTACAAAGGTTGCCGAGATGGGTTACGAGGCAGTTGAGTTCGCTGGTTATCACGGGCATTCCGCCGCTGATTTACGGTCGGTATTGGATTCAAACGGGCTCAAGTGCTCGGGAACTCATACGATGCTCAAGGCACTTGAAGATGACTTTGATGGCACGCTCGAGATTCATGCGACTCTGGGAACCAAAAACGTGATCATCCCATGGCTTCCTTTAGAGCTTCACTCGACTGCCGAAGCGACTTTAGAGCTTTCAAAGGTTCTCACCGAAATGACTCACAAGGTCGAAGCAGCCGGTTTCCGCCTCGGATTCCACGCTCACGACGCCGACATGAAGCCGCTCGACGACGGACGCTCAACTTGGTACATCCTTGGTGAAAACACGCCTTCGACGTTTATTCTACAGTTCGATACCGCGAACTCGATGCACGGCGGAAGTGACCCTGTCCAGCCTTTGCTAGATTGGCCGGGTCGAGGCGTGACCGTTCACCTCAAGGAGTATCCATTTGACGGTTCCGCTCTAGGTGAGGGCCAGGTACCGTTCGCTGAAGTCTTAAAGGCTCTGCCGACGGCCGGAGCTGAGTGGATCGTGGTTGAGCAAGAGCAGTACGGCAGTCGGACTCCGCTCGAGAGTTGCTCGGTGAGCTTGGCGAACCTGAAAGGTCTGCTTTGA